One genomic window of Polyangium aurulentum includes the following:
- a CDS encoding rhomboid family intramembrane serine protease: MDDKLVRSLLSSVPILVIASVVLVSLLAWSSSALRLALILIPYRVRKGQIHRLLTAGWLHVDGSHLFFNMLTLYFFAGPVAEMLGTTRFLLLYITSVVVGFIPTTLRYMKKPEYMSLGASGAVAAVMFSAILLVPKLKLYVMFIPIPVPGLIYALGYLAYSVWHSYQAKDNINHDAHFTGAAYGALLTYLFEPARVERTLRQLW; the protein is encoded by the coding sequence ATGGACGACAAGCTGGTGCGCTCCCTCCTGTCATCGGTTCCGATCCTGGTGATCGCCTCCGTGGTGCTCGTGAGCCTCTTGGCCTGGAGCTCGAGCGCGCTCAGGCTCGCGCTCATCCTGATCCCTTACCGTGTCCGCAAAGGGCAGATCCACCGCCTGTTGACGGCCGGGTGGTTGCACGTCGACGGCTCCCATCTGTTCTTCAACATGCTCACGCTTTACTTCTTCGCCGGCCCGGTGGCGGAGATGCTCGGCACGACGCGCTTCCTCTTGCTCTACATCACCTCGGTGGTCGTGGGATTCATCCCGACGACCCTGCGCTACATGAAGAAGCCCGAGTACATGTCGCTCGGCGCGTCGGGCGCGGTGGCGGCCGTGATGTTCAGCGCGATCCTGCTCGTGCCGAAGCTCAAGCTCTACGTGATGTTCATCCCGATCCCGGTGCCAGGCCTCATCTACGCGCTCGGCTACCTCGCGTACAGCGTCTGGCACTCCTATCAGGCGAAGGACAACATCAACCACGACGCGCATTTCACGGGCGCGGCCTACGGCGCGCTCCTCACCTATCTGTTCGAGCCCGCGCGCGTGGAGCGTACGTTGAGGCAGCTATGGTGA
- a CDS encoding serine hydrolase domain-containing protein, whose amino-acid sequence MRPAGPLLLALLSAGGCAGQRPPGVPLQSLVDGGPGISPGLSGVAVVVVDRRGERHAAAAGRAVIDADAPARERPMDVDAPARVASVSKLLVALGVMRLVEAGIVDLDRDVSDHLGWSLRNPSFPDRPITLRLLLSHRSTLLDDGGYFFPLGATLRGSLGEKSWHREHPPGGFFNYTNLNFGVIATVMEKVTGERFDRLMVRLVMAPLKLDACFNWSGCSDAAVARAAALYRKSGDGEAWVPSERWAEQIDDLRGRRPDCPVRLPSPDAPCDIDRYAPGENGTLFSPQGGLRISARGLGRVARLLLNEGELDGVRLLRKETVRAMLAPLWREGEAPAGETYGGLMRCYGLSLQCLIGEGDQPLARKVGWSGHMGEAYGLWSGLWIDPAAGRGYVYLVTGTADDPAKYPGRHSKFRAFEEAILEDLASR is encoded by the coding sequence ATGAGGCCCGCCGGCCCGCTCCTTCTGGCGCTGCTTTCGGCGGGCGGCTGCGCGGGCCAGCGGCCGCCTGGCGTGCCCTTGCAATCGCTCGTCGACGGCGGTCCCGGTATCAGCCCTGGGCTCTCGGGCGTCGCGGTCGTGGTGGTCGATCGCCGCGGCGAGCGCCACGCTGCGGCGGCTGGCCGGGCCGTGATCGACGCCGACGCGCCGGCGCGCGAGCGGCCCATGGACGTGGACGCCCCTGCGCGCGTGGCGTCGGTGTCGAAGCTCCTCGTGGCCCTCGGCGTGATGCGGCTCGTCGAGGCGGGCATCGTCGATCTCGATCGCGACGTGTCGGACCACCTCGGCTGGTCCTTGCGCAATCCGTCGTTCCCCGACAGGCCGATCACGCTGCGGCTCTTGCTGTCGCATCGCTCGACCCTCCTCGACGACGGGGGCTACTTCTTCCCGCTGGGCGCGACGCTGCGCGGCTCGCTGGGCGAAAAGAGCTGGCACCGCGAGCATCCGCCGGGGGGCTTCTTCAATTACACGAACCTCAACTTCGGCGTGATTGCCACCGTCATGGAGAAGGTGACGGGCGAGCGCTTCGACCGGCTGATGGTGCGGCTCGTGATGGCGCCATTGAAGCTCGACGCGTGCTTCAACTGGTCGGGCTGCTCCGATGCGGCGGTGGCGCGCGCTGCCGCGCTTTACCGCAAGAGCGGCGATGGCGAGGCGTGGGTGCCGAGCGAGCGGTGGGCGGAGCAGATCGACGACCTGCGCGGCAGGAGGCCCGATTGCCCCGTGCGGCTCCCGTCGCCCGACGCGCCCTGTGACATCGACCGCTACGCGCCCGGCGAGAACGGCACGCTCTTCAGCCCGCAGGGCGGCCTGCGCATCTCGGCGCGCGGCCTCGGCCGTGTCGCGCGCCTCCTTTTGAACGAGGGCGAGCTCGACGGCGTGCGCCTTTTGCGGAAAGAGACGGTGCGCGCCATGCTGGCGCCGCTATGGCGCGAGGGCGAGGCGCCGGCCGGCGAGACGTACGGGGGCCTGATGCGCTGCTACGGGCTGTCCCTCCAATGCCTGATCGGGGAGGGGGATCAGCCGCTCGCTCGGAAGGTCGGCTGGTCTGGCCATATGGGCGAGGCTTATGGCCTGTGGAGCGGCCTGTGGATCGACCCGGCGGCGGGGCGCGGGTACGTTTACCTCGTGACCGGGACCGCAGACGATCCGGCGAAGTATCCGGGGCGGCATTCGAAGTTTCGCGCCTTCGAGGAGGCGATCCTCGAAGACCTCGCCTCGCGCTGA